In Natator depressus isolate rNatDep1 chromosome 22, rNatDep2.hap1, whole genome shotgun sequence, the following proteins share a genomic window:
- the IL10RA gene encoding interleukin-10 receptor subunit alpha, which translates to MAPGFSALTVGVVVSLCLQIYGESLSQPGKVRFVADIFNYALHWTPGVNYSSDTLYEVEYKLYGKSPWTAVPDCTGISGHSCNLTYQMMDTQPRSPRYYARVRAVSGNRTSLWARTNAFSPKEATLRLSDVSLSVRDNTIHVSVQQLILRVGNKTVSYKDIQKYGRQYRTYVRRASDNLQQVQVETREEFDIPMLLWGEEYCVRVEPCVLSRPVASNMTKEKCVAIPKEDESTGIISVSVGIFLLVSSAALLLGTLLLCAYIKQPVRTPAILKSLLKPSGSEHEHFPFGARDVVVCLDEESVQQLSMCQKDTMQHSSTDSSSSPAQQPPDKGCVFLTLPDDCERLLELEGLAGGDSSCNSTDSGICLQDSSSGLSQFSGSESQDYKRQLPGGDDSGISLVRRSPCLTHSSSSRDYTSVDEGQDQRERERDCSPPARGLGQEAVEFRGYLKQPKGTVERQQDKTEGRLPTQSPGGTDVTLEMGCSEPALAKGYLKQASPELACGNADTVLAGESGFLAFTSRLECSGSSLLNYGALGISVPSKSLPELPKAPFALDIFNTDLLGTLPLISSLHSNERLCLEIDSRSLLGADCKDSRR; encoded by the exons ATGGCACCAGGTTTCTCAGCACTGACAGTGGGGGTTGTGGTGTCCCTCTGCCTGCAGATATATG GTGAGAGTCTGTCCCAACCAGGCAAAGTGCGATTTGTTGCTGACATCTTCAACTATGCACTGCACTGGACGCCCGGAGTGAACTACTCCAGTGACACGCTGTATGAAGTGGAATATAAGCT GTATGGTAAGTCTCCCTGGACGGCTGTCCCAGACTGCACTGGGATCTCTGGGCACTCCTGCAATCTGACCTACCAGATGATGGACACTCAACCACGTTCTCCACGCTACTATGCAAGAGTTAGGGCAGTATCTGGAAACCGCACCTCTCTCTGGGCCAGGACGAACGCTTTTTCCCCAAAAGAAG CTACTCTGCGTCTATCAGATGTGAGTCTGTCTGTGAGAGACAACACCATCCACGTGAGCGTGCAGCAGCTGATCCTGAGAGTGGGGAACAAGACGGTCTCATACAAAGACATACAAAAGTATGGTAGACAATACAGAACGTATGTCAGGAGGGCGTCAGACAATCTCCAG CAGGTGCAGGTGGAGACCAGAGAAGAGTTTGACATCCCCATGCTCCTGTGGGGCGAGGAGTACTGCGTCCGTGTAGAGCCATGTGTCCTCTCCAGGCCAGTCGCCTCCAACATGACCAAGGAGAAGTGTGTCGCGATCCCCAAGGAGGACG AGAGCACGGGGATTATATCCGTCAGCGTTGGCATCTTCCTCCTCGTTTCCTCAGCCGCTCTTCTCCTGGGCACTCTTCTACTCTGTGCATATATAAAGCAACCCGTCAGGACACCAGCCATATTG AAATCTCTCCTAAAACCCTCTGGGTCAGAGCACGAGCACTTCCCCTTCGGGGCCAGGGACGTGGTTGTGTGCTTGGATGAGGAGTCAGTCCAGCAACTCTCCATGTGCCAAAAGGACACCATGCAACACAGCAGCACGgacagcagctccagccctgcacaACAGCCACCAGACAAGGGCTGCGTGTTCCTGACCCTCCCTGATGACTGTGAGCGCCTGCTGGAGCTGGAAGGCCTAGCCGGGGGGGACAGCAGTTGCAACAGCACCGACAGCGGCATTTGCCTACAAGACTCTTCCTCTGGCCTGAGCCAGTTCTCGGGCTCAGAGAGCCAGGACTACAAAAGACAGCTGCCCGGGGGTGACGATAGTGGCATAAGCCTGGTGAGGCGTTCCCCGTGCCTGAcacactcctccagcagcagggacTATACATCTGTGGATGAGGGGCAGGACCAGCGTGAAAGAGAGCGTGACTGTTCCCCTCCGGCCAGGGGACTCGGCCAGGAGGCTGTGGAGTTTCGTGGGTACCTGAAGCAGCCGAAGGGTACAGTAGAGAGGCAGCAGGACAAAACTGAGGGACGGCTTCCCACACAAAGCCCTGGCGGGACAGATGTCACGCTGGAGATGGGTTGCTCTGAGCCTGCCCTAGCCAAAGGCTATTTGAAGCAGGCATCCCCAGAGCTTGCCTGCGGCAATGCAGACACGGTGCTCGCTGGGGAGTCAGGCTTCCTGGCCTTTACAAGCAGGCTGGAGTGCAGCGGCTCAAGTCTGCTCAACTACGGGGCGCTGGGCATTTCTGTGCCCTCGAAATCCCTCCCTGAGCTCCCCAAGGCGCCCTTTGCATTGGACATCTTCAACACAGACCTGCTGGGCACCCTGCCTCTCATCTCCAGCTTACATTCAAATGAGCGACTCTGCCTGGAAATCGACTCTCGGAGCCTGCTGGGGGCTGACTGCAAGGACAGTCGCCGAtag